One Xenopus tropicalis strain Nigerian chromosome 8, UCB_Xtro_10.0, whole genome shotgun sequence genomic window carries:
- the LOC100495225 gene encoding class I histocompatibility antigen, F10 alpha chain, with protein sequence MAGILPLVFLIFSLGTSVVYSGSHTLHYDVTIVSAPTPGVPRYLVSMYVDGVQYGKYNSDIRHAEALYPSLRALSEHIERQTQYAQEHEMRQRHRLNFLKGYLNTKGNGNIYQRRLACELYEDGTIGGYEEIAFDGKEFFSFDKERVVYVPVTQEAAMLSYLWNIRYDPTDTKIYMENDCIEHIKLYLPYISTDLEKKIPPKVKVSSSESESGTKLHCRVYGFYPRDVEVKWIKNGRDEIHSEEAAQILPNPDGTYQIRVSVGVTLDKNSNYSCLVDHSSLETPMIVNFVPNNGRHLYFIISASVILGIFIYRKRMTKDSQGSHEPVSIGGESLNTDAHPEAQEEQITDSPPEGLENSNEILRKVEKRDLPFYIKQVLKPQ encoded by the exons ATGGCTGGTATCCTCCCTCTGGTGTTTCTGATCTTTAGCCTGGGGACTTCTGTTGTGTATTCTG GAAGTCACACTCTACACTATGATGTCACTATTGTATCAGCACCGACCCCTGGGGTCCCTCGGTATTTAGTTAGCATGTATGTAGATGGCGTGCAGTATGGGAAGTACAACAGTGACATACGCCATGCCGAGGCTTTATATCCGTCCCTGAGGGCACTTTCTGAGCACATAGAAAGGCAAACTCAGTATGCTCAGGAACATGAAATGAGGCAAAGACACAGGCTGAATTTTCTAAAGGGATATTTAAATACAAAAG GTAATGGTAATATCTACCAGAGGAGGCTTGCCTGTGAGCTGTATGAAGATGGCACCATTGGTGGATATGAGGAGATTGCCTTTGATGGAAAGGAGTTTTTCAGTTTCGATAAGGAGAGAGTGGTGTATGTGCCTGTAACACAGGAGGCTGCGATGTTATCGTACCTATGGAATATACGTTATGATCCCACTGATACTAAGATATACATGGAGAATGACTGCATTGAGCATATAAAGCTGTATCTCCCTTATATATCCACTGACTTGGAGAAGAAAA TACCCCCCAAAGTGAAGGTTTCCAGCTCAGAGTCAGAGAGTGGCACCAAACTGCACTGCCGGGTGTATGGGTTCTACCCCCGAGATGTGGAAGTGAAGTGGATAAAGAATGGGAGAGATGAGATTCACTCAGAGGAGGCAGCACAGATCCTGCCAAACCCTGATGGCACCTATCAGATCAGAGTCAGTGTGGGGGTAACACTAGACAAAAATAGTAACTATTCCTGCCTTGTGGATCACAGCAGTTTGGAGACCCCCATGATTGTAAACTTTG TACCCAACAATGGAAGGCATTTGTATTTCATCATTTCTGCCAGTGTGATCCTGggaatatttatatacagaaagAGAATGACGAaag acTCTCAAGGCAGCCATGAACCTGTGAGTATCGGTGGGGAGAGCTTGAACACTGATGCCCACCCAGAGGCGCAGGAAGAGCAGATAACTGATAGCCCGCCGGAGGGATTAGAAAACTCTAATGAGATTTTACGAAAAGTTGAAAAGAGGGATTTGCCTTTTTATATCAAGCAAGTTTTAAAGCCTCAATGA